The following is a genomic window from Corvus hawaiiensis isolate bCorHaw1 chromosome 5, bCorHaw1.pri.cur, whole genome shotgun sequence.
GAGCCTTCCATAATTGGGCCTGTGGCTCTAtgctctggcagtgggaaaggTGCTGCCCTGATGGACACCTTGACTGGCCTGAGGAAAATGGAGCTCCTTATacaaaagtgaaatgaaatcatGGGCTTTTTGGTgggagtgttggggtttttggttaTGGTTTAGTTTGTTCTTAAATACAAATGTGATCTTTGTTCTCAGTTTAGGGCTTTCTACCACAAGTATAGTTTCTTCCAGAAACTGCCAAAAGGAGTCTGGATGGAAACTCCAGCTTCTGGTGTATCTTTTTGTGGTAGATGAGCAAGGATTTGACTTATTAAAGGTACCGTCTTATAGGTCTACATTGTGGTGCTGATTTTAGAAGTGTTTAGCTGCAGATGAGTACAGACGTCAATTAATGGGCACTTGCATTATTTCTCCTCCTTGCAAGACCACTTGAGGGAAGGTCCTAGGAGAAAATACTACTAAAGGAGAAGCACTGCATCTCACCCCCTCTGCACAACTGAGGGCAGCCAGCACCATGAAAAGGAAGCTGTCAGTGTCTAGTTGGTATGAAACATGGGAGCAATGCTCAGTCTTTTTGTGGAGTATTGGGAGTGTTGCATCTCTGGCCCAAAATCTCCCCCAGAAGTGCCACCCTTATGGCTTCCAGGGACACAGTTTGATCTTTCTGAAATTCCAGCCAAAGGAGGTGCTGGCTTGTTGCATGTGCCTGGTAGGAGTATTCACCAAGGCCATTGTCTCCTTGGTTGTAAAATTCTTTCTGTCTGAGGAAAGTCAAATCCACATAAATCCCGGGCTGGTTGAAGGGGCCTCTGCTTGGAAGTAGACCATTGCCCTCATCCTGAAAGGGTCAGGAACATGTGCAGAGTGTGTTACAGCTGTGCAACAGCACTTCATTTGTTTGCCTAATGAGGAGTGTTTGTGGGGGAATTTGGGACTTCCAGTCACCAGACTCCGTATTTCCCTTCTCAGCAATGCAAGTACAGTAATTTATGGGCTGTATAAAGCTCATACCTGCTGCgtttcttcttttcaaatgcGGTTTTAAAAGAAAGTGGCAGATACAGCTGCATCTTGTGAGGGACCAGTCTTCCCAGGCACACTTAGCAGCCCTCAGGGAGGAATTCTTGCACCCTGCTTTGCAGGACTAGCTAGGTTTATAGCTCCACACAACTGTTGGAAAGGGGAATATTTACAGTAATTCAGTGTAGGTTTCCTCTCTTAACTAGAAGAGTGAGCAGCTTAACAGCTAAGGGTAACGCCCTTCCCTACAGACTTGTGAAATTTGGACATTCCAAGTTGGAGAAAGAATGTGTGCTGTGAAGGCAAAGCAGCCAAGGCACCCTGagattagggttaggggtgGGGAAAAAGAGGTCTGGAAGGGGAAACATTAGCACCAACTTGAAGCTCAAACTAATTGAGACATGTCACCTCCTTGGCAACAGGAACTTGGAACAGGGAAGTGAGAAAGACAGCAGCAGAGATAAACTTCTTTCTAAAgtgttttattaataaaaacctGGAACATTTAAGGGTTACTATGCACCCTACTTCACATGGAAATACTGCTTTATTTGCCCTGCCATATCTTCCTCAACTATCTAAATGTCAGCCCAACTCCCAACTGTTgtctctcttccctcctttcttcctaCGTCATTTTCCAGCATAACGGCATGTTTACAATCCATATATGCAATTCCTATGTCACCAGTGAGCATCACAGGAGTTACTAGACTAACACACCTCTGCTGTAACCCAGATGGTCACAGGAAGAGGCTCCTGAACACTATCACTGTACAATTTCCAATCAGATGCAGGATCACCAACTTCTctcaataaataaattacaacaCGTTCCAGTGTAGCTTTAGATTCTGAAGATAAATAAATCTTTCAACATTAAGATTGGCCCTTTACTGAAACGGCAAGATTGACAAGACTACAAATTTAaatcatttagaaaaataatacgcagagcagaggaagaagtAGTCCCTGGTTAGCTGTGTCCTCCAGAGCGAAGCACAGAAAAGATGAAGGTACAGTCACTGTGTACATGCCTACAGGCTATATCCATGTGACAGACACATGCACACAGTTCTGGAAAAGTGACGGTATTACTCTAGGTCATAGCCTCTGTTTCCTCACCTGCTCTTACTGGAGGGGGCCTTCCTCACACTTCTAATGAATTTCTCATCTCAGGTCATAGAAAAATGACAAGATCACACTACTATGAGCTTAGCTTTTTGTCTAAACTGCATTAAACTTCCTTCATATTGCAACAGAAAAAGATTTAAGAGACTCTCACTGGGTAGTCAAACCTCACTCTCTTTGGTACTTGCAGAAGCTtaacatgaaagaaataaaattagcaTGCTGTCAGGGCAAGTTGTTTCACAAACAGAAGTGTTTTGATTTAAACACTAAGGCCTCCATATTCATTAGAGGATTAAATCTTTAAACAGGGGGCTTAGTGATAGAGCTCATTTGCCTTCTAGTTTTCAAATCCTGACATGGCAAGAAGACCATGACGAGAACActggcttctttctttctccctagAAGGCTGCACATTGAGGGCTGAACAGCAAGTGTTAACTCCAAGCAAGTGCCTTAATGGTTAGTCAACAGTATTTCCTCATCTTTCAATAGCATCCAGATTCAAAGGCTTTCTCTAAAATAAAAGACTGGCAAGTTCAGACACTGCAATACCAGGTGGCATTCCAAGACGTTACAGCAGTCTGTCAGGGTCTTGATTAAAACTAAAGTCACACACGAGGGACAGGTGATCGGAAGGGTAATTGAATGAGGGCAGCCTGTTGGGCCCAATTTGCTCTTCAGTCAGCAAGCCCAGGGCTGAATTCACATTCAAGGCATGCTGGGAATACCAGATATAATCCAGTGTGTGCCGGCACTCTCCAGAGGGCCGGATTTTCCAGGTGGTGTAGGGGGGCTCCGATTGTCCATCAGGGCTCAGCAGCTTGTATGCACTGTTTAAATTGAGGCTGGAGTTGGAAAACTCCCTGTAGACCTCCTCAGTTGGCTCTGCATTGAAGTCTCCACAGACAATCAGGGGGATCTTCGCTCCTTGGGTGATATTTTTCAGGTTCTGGAGGAGGTcgcagccctgagcagagcgGAACCTCTCCCAGCCCGTGCGGGCTTTCAGGTGGGTGACAGCAATGCAGAAGAGTCTCCCAGTTTCATGGCACTTCAGTGTCTGAGCAATGGCCACCTGGTTGGTCTTCAGCTTCATGGCCGTCAGCCGGATGTTGGCACTGTTGACGAGCTCAAAGCGCTCCTTGAGGAAGAACATGGCGCAGCCATCTGGCCCGTTGTTGTGCTCCACATCCAGGCACGGTGACCACGGCTTTGGGAAGAAAGTGCACTGGTAGCCCAGGCGGCTGAGGAGCGGCTCAAAGGTGTCAAAGTAGTGGTCAACTTCCTGAAGGCACAAGATGTCGGGCTTGTACGCAAGGATTTCCTCCAGGATGaggcatttcctctcctcccatttCAGAGCTTCCATGGGGCACTGAACAAAGTTGTCTTTGCCTTCCCCAAGAGCTGGAAtcagcagggaggggggacaaaaaacccaaaagttaTTGATAGCTGAAACAGCCTGTCATCCTCCAGGTTTTATCAGTTTAAATGCAGGTCATGGGTTTTTCAGGAGTAGCTGGTTACTTTAAGGGTACCAGATTTACCAATGGGTGTGAGAACCCCTCCTCAAGTCACTGGAGTCACTCCAAAAAAATTAAGTTCCTTTTACAGATACAAGTAAAAGTTTTCCCCCCTCTGCCCACTACACAAGGGCAAGTACTTCCAcatgtggctgctgcagcttaAGCCAAAATAGAAGGAAGTGGGTTAAAAGTGACTTAACTGCAAAAGGTAAGGCAGTTCCTACGAAGGGAAtttcccaccccaaaagatTTTAAGATGAGGCTGTTGCACAAGTCAATTTACAGCCTTGACTCAAAACTAccagttaaaattatttttaagcattgAGAATTCCCATAGCAGATCTGAATTTCTGGATAGTTCACCAATAAGGTAATCAGAAACTGAAGAGAAactttacaaataaaatttagGAAAAGAATGAGTCTTCTCTGGGGTTAACAACCATCTATAAAACTGATGGGTCACAGCTTTTAGAATACACTGTATTCAGTTAGGATAGGAATTCAGGGCTACCTTCGGCATCAGAGTTGCGaggaaacaccttttttttctctcctatgGGACAGAAGGAAAGCCACTACTTCAAGTACTCAAAATATTCCCCCTGGCCCTCAGTCTCATGTATCTCATGTAGTTCACTCctctccctttgctctgccAGGGTTTTCATTCATGCATTTGGTCTCAAGGTCATACCTTGAGCTCACAAGCATCTCCTACCTTGGGCAAGGATGTTCCACTGCATGACCCGGATGGGGCGGTGGTTACAGGTAGTATTCTTCTTCAGGTTCACGAAGTTCCTCTGAAACCGGGGCGGCCGCTTCTGCAGAACAATCTGACATTCCTCCAGCAAATCCTTGGGGTCTAAAGGATCCAGCCGTGCTGagtccagctgctccaggcagtCCTGGTGCTGGGACACGGCACCACTGCTCAGCGTCTTGGCGAGCACACTGTAGAGCCGGCTGGTGCTGTTTCCCATGGAACACACTGCAAGGGAAAAACAGGTGTTAGAGCTGGTCCACCACAACTCTTCTCATCACTTGGGTGCCTTGTTGCAGCCATTGGTGGTTTGTGCAGGAGCCTGTTCCTGAGTCTGAGACAAAATAAGAAGGATGCAGAGATAGGGTTAGTCCTGTTCAGTCTCATGTTCTGCCTGTCATCAGGGGCTGCAGCCTGCAAACAGCCTGGTTTAAGACATCATGCTGCTGTCTTCTAAGGCAATAAAGAAGTCTTTCAACCAGAAcagtgttacagtggggatactgcaacacgcatatcaaacaacaaggcccgtggaaaagagatatatatggactgattctagatagatgtttcagagagatgtttatttctccggCCtcatggccagagctctgctgaggaactgctgcaatcacgggacccgagggtccttgcccacgcaggggaacatAAAACAACCAatcaatggggaatgaggctgaccaggggccagggaaaccccatgtctcccccccagggccccttctcaggaccacatggcagggggagaagggaccccgacatttcacccgttaatttttaacaaaaagagatttaaaacttaacattgaaaacaactggataaacataacaagaacagtttcaaaacaaaacaagccaccctcctgagtctttaaatgtccaaacagattctctggaacatcttaagggtgacagaagggagacaggactctccaggcatgctttgtggggaaactgaggcaggagagggtttcttctatttgtacctgttggaactctaaacaacaagggttaatttcttccctccccctcttcatcccccactcagcattggaaagggatttttggggaaacaattggcaaaggtatggttttgagggaaaccatgggtgaaaaaacggattgggaatacactgggggtaacaagatataggataaaagggaaaggtgggattaggaaagggagactgtagggggggcttataatggaaatattgtctaacatgactacagtttttagcatatatactgcctttcacagaaacaccatcaggcccagtgacctctgttgcttgtaacccttttctaccttgcacaattttgaactctactaCTTCTCTAGCTCCTaaacttgggatgtatttttcagggttattctttttaatagcagttctatgaacgaatatgtcttcttggttgtcacatcctgttataaaaccataattttgtttaacattataccattttactattcctaaaaccttagctatggtgattttttcctttttttgagtggttgctgttttctgtctcgctgcgtttttgctttctcttttactttCGCTCACTCCTGTGTTGGAATTGCCAGGGTTGTCAGTGCTGCCAGGGCcgccggggctgctcgtgcctgcgcgctcttcctgGGATCTcattcggggctgcgcgggccgggccaggccacgcCACTCAGCTTCCCGCGCGCCGCCACCGCCTCTGCCCTCAgcggcactgctgctgcctggggccaCACCCACATCATGGCCGGGCCCCCAAGCGACAGCCCCCttgcgccctgctccagcgcacgTCTCAGCTAGGCGTGGCTCCGCTCTGCTGCCACCGCCACCAGcagctgcccgcgcgccgccccccTCCGTcaggcgttcacggggctcgctccaccacgcgctgcacggggccggGGGGACACTGCCGGGTTGCCCGGCTCCCGCCGCGTCTCGCTCTGCTGTCGACACTGCAGCTCATGCTGCGCCGCCCATGCAcaggaactgcctcgctgctgctcgcagagctctcggtccacgtggcctgggtcACACAGACTCTGaggcaggcttcccttcaccaggacacagctgacattgttcaacagtctcaataattaaataatattcatgaaaatattcttccatcagcatatattttgactcagaaattaactgtgtccaaacagtcttccaaaagtctttggtaagaattgaatcccaagaaatgcagaaaaagttcttaaacaagcatgaaaggaaatgtttcagttccttttgagcatgaattaagctaaaatttacaaatcgttgttcaagaatcttttcaagtttaagataaatgtccatatgcagctctgaaagccaagagtctttccacagttcctccatagtttagagatggaacagcaaaacaaaaccaagaagaggaatccagagtttactcacaaattagttgctgtccttagggatcggggatcgttctgctcacattatccaccatttgttacagtacggatactgcaacacgtgtatcagacaacgaggcccgtggagaagaaatatatatggaccaattcttgatagatgtttcggagagatgtttatttctccagccgcatggccagggctctgctgaggaactgctgcaatcacgggacccgagggtccttgcccgtgcaggggaatacaaaacaaccaacggggaacgaggctgaccaggggccagggaaaccccatgtctccccccccagggcccctctctcagggccacatggcaggggggaagggatcCCGACAGAATAGCAGGGCTAAGATTAACTCTGCACATGTAGAAACCACAATAGAGCATACCTTTTCCCTGTTCACATAGGAGAGAGCCCAGCAGTGGACAAATGCTGCCTGCTCCTTATTTCATGTGCACCATTGGCTTCTGATGGAGATAGCACTCTGTATGGCCTGGTACCGTGCCTATCTAGGATGCCTCCAGACTGCAGACTATGGCCTGCAGGACAGCCAGCAGGGTGACTCATTCCCTCAGGTTAGTATTTAGTCGGAATCTCTGATCACAGTTTCATTTACCCCCAAAGCAGTAACGTTGTCATGAGCATGAAGCAGCCAGATGCTTCTGCTGGCTTAGATCTCAGGATGTGGAGTGGAGAAGGCGGTGTCTCTAGCTCCCCTTCACATCCTTATGTTCATTCTCCTcaccttcctttctccctttatCTCCTCACTCCTTTGTGCTGTGCCCCAGCTCAGCAGTTTCCAGCACTCCCTGCAGTCCTCCCTGGGCCCCAGCCACCTCCTGGTCCTTTGGCCATCTTACCCACATGACCTGCACAcaagctgctgtccccagctctccctgctaaTGCAGCTGGCCCTCACCCAGCCCTGCGTCTCCTACAGGGAGGTCTCCCTATCCTACATGGGGTCACAGCTGTCAGGGGACGGAGACGCACgtgtgtccctgctctgttttGTCCTTTGGCTTATGCACAGTTTGTGGTATTTCTACACTGTGTGTGCCCCAAGAGCTCTCCAACCATTTCTCAGGGAGAGGGCTTTGCTCCTTCAAACACAGGCAGGATGGGCAGTGCTTGCACCACAGCAACTTGCTGACTGAGTTTTGTTGCTGCCTCAACTTACTTATTTACTCTGAATGCCTTTTACAAAGGGAATCTTAAGCAAAAGAACTTCAGTGTTGCACTACTGTTGGCTCACAGTGGTTTTTAAGTAAGTTTATTTGTACATTTGAGTTacttaaaaaaggaagaggatgaAATTGTCATCTTGTGCTCACATCTTGCAGCAGATTTGGGGTGCTACCCAACACACCTACATGTTCAGATTGGACTACAGCACTACCACTTATAAGAGCTGGTGACAGATGTACAATAATGACAGGCTAGAGGGGCAGGCAGGAAGATGGATACCCTCACAGTTCAATAAACATActcaggaggaaaagaaagactgCAGTATAAGCCTCACGTCCTTGTATTTAGGaaaatatatacttttaaaaGACACTAAAAACTACTTGCTTTAATGTGTGTTTTGTATGTGTAAGCCCATGGAACAGTTCTAAGAAAGTTGTGAACTTGgaatttagattagatataggATGTTTCTCCTCATCTCCATCCTTTTAGTTAAAGTTTAAAGTACTAGGAGTTCCTCAAACTGAGATGCGGTCTTGAGCTCACATACACAAATGTCTTTCTAGGGAAGCTATGTGCAGTGTTTCAGTTTCTGCAGTCTTTCTCAGTGTACAATTCTTCTCAAGAAGCCAAGTACTGCTGAAGTAGAAGAAATGGCATTTAATAGTgagggaaaacacaaaatcccTAAGCTGGACCCTTACACAGCTGTGAGAGGATAGGGAGCAGGAATGAAAGCACGCTCTGTGCTGGATACAGAAGGGTACGGTTTACACACAACCAGGGCTGCGAGGCAGCCATGCAGAAACCCCAAAGAAATCAATCGAGCTTTTAATAGAAGCTCCACAGGGAGCCACTCACCTATTTTTAGGGTAGGTACAATCCACAGCTAAGCACTGCAACTGCAGATAAGCACACAGCGTTTTCTGCTGCATCAGGGGTGCTGTCAACAGCTGAGTACAGCCCCTGCCGTGCCATGGATGCACATGGCTCATGTGGGGCTCTCCAAAGGAATACTGGGAAATAACTACCCTCCAAGAAGCCATTAGCAAGATCTTAGGCTCTCTGTGGCTTGATCTGAGTCAGAGGGATGATGCTGAAGGGACAAGGTAGGTGTAACACAGCTGGAATCAAAGGTCTGTTGGCAAAGCCCTGAGCAGCTTACAGCTGTTACAGCAGGATCAAGGCTAAGTTCAGCCTCCACCTGCCAAGCTGCAAAAAAAGCTAAAGTATTGTCTAAATCTCATCAtccctgggatcctggggtaTCCAGCTCTTTATAGGGCATAAAGCATAGCCTAACCTGTGCTATGGCCCAGAACTGATCTGACAGCTTTTAAAGTCAGTCATGtgtcaggaaggaaaaagagcttCAGTCTTCTTTTGAGGAACCAGAGAAGATTGCGTGAAAGAGGATCTGGACTGTAAATTAAGCAACTTCGGTCCTGGTATAGGTGGCTTGAAAGCTCTTGGCTGAAGGAGGGGGGCTCCTTGGGATGATTCCAGCTTAAGATGACTGCTGATCTGCATAAGTTCTTTGTCCCGAAAGTGCTGAAATCATGACAGCATAGACTGAAGT
Proteins encoded in this region:
- the NOCT gene encoding nocturnin: MYQSPARCLCSALPTLCCTPAAASASRLPLSRPRSHPAASRAAAGGPPAPEAPPRTVCSMGNSTSRLYSVLAKTLSSGAVSQHQDCLEQLDSARLDPLDPKDLLEECQIVLQKRPPRFQRNFVNLKKNTTCNHRPIRVMQWNILAQALGEGKDNFVQCPMEALKWEERKCLILEEILAYKPDILCLQEVDHYFDTFEPLLSRLGYQCTFFPKPWSPCLDVEHNNGPDGCAMFFLKERFELVNSANIRLTAMKLKTNQVAIAQTLKCHETGRLFCIAVTHLKARTGWERFRSAQGCDLLQNLKNITQGAKIPLIVCGDFNAEPTEEVYREFSNSSLNLNSAYKLLSPDGQSEPPYTTWKIRPSGECRHTLDYIWYSQHALNVNSALGLLTEEQIGPNRLPSFNYPSDHLSLVCDFSFNQDPDRLL